The Hyphomicrobium sp. MC1 genome window below encodes:
- a CDS encoding cytochrome c biogenesis protein DipZ — protein sequence MLLLLLAYVGGVLTIVSPCILPVLPFVFARADKPFLQSGLPTLIGMAATFAVVATLAAVGGGWAVAANEYGRYAALVLVALFGLALIFPGLSERLTQPLVALGDRLSKRADSAAAGHAAFWPSLLLGVAIGLLWAPCAGPVLGLILTGAALNGASATTTLLLLAYAAGAATSLALALLAGGRVFAAMKRSLGVGEWVRRGVGVLVLVAAGAIAMGADTGVLTRLSLASTSSLEQRLVDMFGGRSMMPNAETAVASNDKGELPIEGKMPSIDGAVEWLNSPPLTREALKGKVVLVDFWTYSCINCLRALPYVEAWAKKYKDEGLVVVGVHAPEFAFEKKIANVKQAVSDLGITYPVAIDNNYAIWRAFNNEYWPAHYFIDANGNIRHHHFGEGDYDGSERVIQKLLAEAGHKNVSTGIVSVDGSGIEAQPSDTVKSPETYVGYRRAENFVSPGGAVRDASHDYTGKPDELNDWALNGNWTITPEHAALNAAGGSISFRFHARDLHLVLGPGPDGKPVRFKVTVDGKAPDASHGADTDASGDGTVTSQRLYQLVRQSGTISDRTFKIEFLDPGVQAFAFTFG from the coding sequence ATGCTTCTGCTCCTCCTCGCATACGTCGGCGGCGTTCTCACCATCGTCAGTCCGTGCATTTTGCCCGTGCTGCCATTCGTCTTCGCGCGAGCCGATAAGCCGTTCCTGCAAAGCGGCTTGCCGACTCTCATTGGCATGGCGGCGACGTTCGCTGTTGTTGCGACGCTGGCGGCTGTCGGCGGCGGTTGGGCCGTTGCCGCCAACGAATATGGCCGCTATGCCGCGCTTGTTCTGGTCGCGCTCTTCGGTCTCGCGCTCATCTTTCCCGGCCTTTCCGAACGTCTCACCCAACCGCTCGTCGCACTTGGTGACCGGCTCTCGAAACGCGCTGACAGCGCTGCAGCCGGCCACGCCGCGTTCTGGCCGTCGCTGCTGCTCGGTGTCGCTATCGGCTTGCTGTGGGCGCCCTGCGCCGGTCCCGTGCTCGGTCTCATCCTGACAGGTGCTGCACTTAACGGTGCAAGCGCAACGACGACGTTGCTGCTGCTCGCCTATGCGGCAGGCGCAGCGACATCGCTCGCTCTAGCACTGCTGGCAGGTGGACGTGTGTTCGCAGCCATGAAGCGCTCGCTTGGCGTCGGCGAGTGGGTGCGCCGCGGCGTCGGCGTCCTCGTCTTGGTCGCGGCAGGCGCAATTGCTATGGGCGCCGACACCGGCGTTCTCACCCGTCTGTCGCTTGCGAGCACGTCCTCTCTCGAACAGCGTCTGGTCGATATGTTCGGCGGCCGCTCCATGATGCCGAACGCTGAAACCGCCGTCGCGTCGAACGACAAGGGTGAGCTTCCCATCGAAGGCAAGATGCCCTCAATCGATGGTGCCGTCGAATGGCTCAACTCTCCGCCGCTGACGCGCGAAGCCCTCAAAGGAAAAGTCGTACTGGTCGACTTTTGGACCTACTCGTGCATCAACTGCTTGCGCGCGCTACCTTATGTCGAAGCCTGGGCAAAGAAGTATAAGGACGAAGGTTTGGTCGTCGTCGGCGTGCACGCGCCAGAGTTTGCCTTCGAGAAGAAGATCGCGAACGTCAAGCAGGCAGTCTCGGATCTCGGTATCACGTACCCGGTCGCGATCGACAATAACTACGCGATCTGGCGCGCCTTCAATAACGAGTATTGGCCCGCGCACTACTTTATCGACGCCAATGGCAACATCCGTCACCATCACTTCGGCGAAGGCGACTATGACGGTTCCGAGCGTGTCATTCAGAAACTACTTGCGGAAGCGGGACACAAGAATGTCTCGACCGGCATCGTCTCGGTCGATGGTTCGGGCATCGAGGCGCAGCCCTCCGACACGGTGAAATCCCCCGAGACGTATGTCGGTTACCGTCGCGCGGAAAACTTTGTCTCGCCGGGCGGCGCTGTTCGCGACGCGTCTCACGATTATACCGGCAAGCCCGACGAGCTGAACGATTGGGCGCTGAACGGCAACTGGACGATCACGCCTGAGCACGCCGCGCTGAATGCGGCAGGTGGCAGCATCAGCTTTCGGTTCCATGCGCGTGACCTGCACCTCGTTTTGGGACCAGGGCCGGATGGCAAACCCGTGCGCTTCAAAGTCACCGTCGACGGTAAGGCGCCGGATGCCAGTCATGGCGCAGACACTGACGCGAGCGGCGATGGCACGGTCACCTCGCAGCGGCTCTATCAGCTTGTACGTCAATCGGGAACGATCTCAGATCGCACTTTCAAGATCGAGTTTCTCGATCCCGGCGTGCAGGCTTTCGCCTTCACGTTCGGCTGA
- a CDS encoding GlxA family transcriptional regulator, whose amino-acid sequence MRIGFVVYPNCSLMGLATSAVFEVANVVRGENVYEMLFLSENGGLIKTSPGLVLDTKRIGGIAIDTLIVDGANEPKPASPAMIKYLQSAQRRFRRVAATCTGALVLGDAGLLDGKRVTTHWLFARTLQEKCPTALVDEDRIFINDGKIWTSAGMSAGIDLALALVEADLGAETARSVARKLVLYHRRSGGQSQFSELLELEPKSDRIQTALNYAKKNLHRPLTVTDLAGAAHLSPRQFSRAFRDETGQSPAKAIESLRVEAARILMEQSRHSIDVVARQTGFADRGRMRRAFLRVLGQPPQAIRRSVRQETEHLRGQSGNARRADKPSVTKKHASRGTASAC is encoded by the coding sequence ATGCGCATCGGATTTGTCGTTTATCCAAACTGCTCGCTCATGGGGCTTGCCACTTCGGCGGTCTTCGAGGTCGCTAACGTCGTGCGCGGCGAGAACGTCTACGAAATGCTATTCCTGTCGGAGAATGGCGGGCTGATCAAAACCTCGCCGGGTCTCGTCTTGGATACGAAGCGGATCGGCGGGATCGCGATAGATACACTTATCGTTGACGGCGCGAACGAGCCGAAGCCGGCGTCGCCGGCCATGATCAAGTATCTTCAGTCAGCACAGCGCCGCTTCCGGCGCGTAGCAGCGACCTGCACGGGGGCGCTCGTCCTTGGCGATGCGGGACTGCTCGACGGTAAACGAGTGACGACCCACTGGCTCTTCGCGCGGACACTTCAGGAGAAATGTCCAACGGCCCTCGTCGACGAGGATCGCATTTTCATCAACGACGGCAAGATCTGGACGTCGGCGGGCATGAGCGCGGGTATCGATCTCGCGCTGGCATTGGTGGAAGCCGATCTCGGCGCGGAGACCGCGCGCTCAGTGGCGCGGAAGCTCGTGCTCTATCATCGCCGGTCTGGCGGACAATCGCAATTCTCCGAGCTTTTGGAGCTGGAGCCGAAGTCCGACCGCATTCAAACGGCGCTCAACTACGCGAAGAAAAACTTGCATCGGCCACTCACTGTCACGGATCTCGCCGGAGCTGCGCATTTAAGCCCGCGGCAATTCTCGCGCGCCTTTCGCGACGAGACGGGGCAATCTCCCGCAAAGGCAATCGAGTCGCTTCGCGTGGAGGCGGCCCGCATTTTGATGGAACAGTCACGACATTCGATCGACGTCGTTGCGCGACAGACAGGCTTTGCCGATCGCGGCCGGATGCGCCGGGCGTTTCTTCGCGTACTGGGCCAGCCGCCACAGGCCATCCGTCGCAGCGTCCGACAGGAGACCGAGCATCTGCGTGGACAATCCGGCAATGCGCGGCGTGCCGATAAGCCGTCCGTCACGAAAAAGCATGCGTCGCGCGGCACAGCTTCGGCTTGCTAG
- a CDS encoding alpha/beta hydrolase — translation MTWVTERWRRPASLARIGLTAIIACGLLTACSETPKIGKTADNQSRSIEEAPAGSPAPAAPPAPEASAPKPAAPEQSDAQEQSQASSGSDEKPGTYHYYRKKKAAAPDEDADTAAEPPSSEPSPAGAARTPEEESAGAAPTASPSPAPPPPPPVVAMPPPAAPGAAGRAAVETDPNKKYKVVPVFYGTDRAVEPDPTRLQFSSDRGHKLQLGRALITVPFSHEVPHIERPRVIEIPYFKIKIYAEKEDPDKHFTVQEITSLTEDQMLALVKEQLAKSSTFKNHAFVFIHGFNTSFDCALYRTAQIAYDLGFDGVPFLYSWPSGGNVASYTYDHGSVEQAEPMLAEFLDMVIQKSGAKSISLIAHSMGNELLLRVLERLRPKIPQGVVISQVILAAPDVDRDKFNIIAREITDFAKGVTLYAASNDRALGYSQRFWGGVPRAGDVPKDGPLIIPGVDTIDVTAVSTDALGLNHSGYAENPALLDDVKALVEFGVRPPDKRLKSILAVESPGGMYWRFQATN, via the coding sequence GTGACTTGGGTTACCGAACGCTGGCGGCGGCCGGCATCGCTCGCAAGGATCGGCCTGACGGCCATTATCGCATGCGGCCTGCTGACGGCATGTTCAGAGACCCCGAAGATCGGCAAGACCGCCGATAATCAATCACGCTCCATCGAGGAAGCGCCTGCGGGCTCGCCCGCACCTGCTGCACCTCCTGCGCCGGAGGCGAGCGCGCCTAAGCCAGCGGCTCCCGAACAATCCGACGCGCAAGAGCAAAGCCAAGCCTCGAGCGGCAGCGACGAGAAGCCCGGAACTTACCATTATTATCGCAAGAAGAAGGCTGCCGCGCCGGATGAGGATGCCGATACCGCAGCTGAGCCGCCATCGTCCGAACCTTCACCTGCCGGCGCTGCTCGGACACCCGAGGAAGAATCTGCCGGAGCCGCTCCCACCGCTTCGCCGTCTCCAGCACCGCCGCCGCCACCACCCGTCGTTGCGATGCCGCCGCCAGCTGCACCGGGCGCCGCCGGTCGCGCTGCCGTCGAGACCGATCCGAACAAGAAATATAAAGTCGTTCCGGTTTTCTACGGCACCGATCGCGCGGTTGAGCCCGATCCGACGCGCCTTCAATTCAGTTCCGATCGCGGACACAAGTTGCAGCTTGGCCGCGCGCTCATCACCGTGCCGTTCAGCCACGAGGTCCCGCACATCGAGCGGCCACGCGTGATCGAGATTCCGTATTTCAAAATCAAGATCTACGCCGAGAAGGAAGATCCCGATAAGCACTTCACCGTGCAGGAGATCACCAGTCTGACGGAAGATCAGATGCTGGCGCTCGTGAAGGAACAACTGGCGAAATCATCGACGTTCAAGAACCACGCTTTTGTTTTTATTCACGGGTTCAATACGTCATTCGATTGCGCTCTCTACCGGACGGCGCAGATTGCTTACGACTTGGGTTTCGATGGTGTGCCGTTCCTCTATAGCTGGCCGTCCGGTGGCAACGTCGCCAGCTATACGTATGATCACGGCAGCGTCGAGCAGGCCGAGCCGATGCTCGCCGAATTCCTCGACATGGTTATCCAGAAGAGCGGCGCAAAGTCGATCAGCCTCATCGCGCATTCGATGGGCAACGAACTGCTGTTGCGCGTGCTTGAACGGCTGCGGCCGAAAATTCCGCAGGGCGTCGTCATCAGCCAAGTCATTCTTGCGGCGCCCGACGTCGATCGGGACAAGTTCAACATCATCGCGCGCGAGATCACTGACTTCGCCAAAGGCGTAACGCTCTACGCCGCGTCGAACGATCGGGCGCTTGGATATTCTCAACGGTTCTGGGGCGGTGTCCCTCGCGCAGGTGATGTTCCGAAAGACGGTCCGTTGATCATTCCCGGCGTCGACACGATCGACGTAACGGCCGTCTCGACCGATGCGCTGGGACTCAATCATTCGGGCTACGCCGAGAACCCGGCGCTTCTCGATGACGTTAAGGCGCTTGTTGAATTTGGTGTCCGCCCGCCGGACAAACGCTTGAAGAGCATTCTTGCTGTGGAAAGTCCGGGCGGAATGTATTGGCGCTTTCAGGCGACCAACTGA
- a CDS encoding SDR family oxidoreductase translates to MSASQGTAVVTGASSGIGAIYADRLAKRGYNLILVARNEERLKDVAARISGTTGRSVTILPADLNDKASLAKVESVLKENPAITMLVNNAGFGSAVPLLQSDIGKMVEMIDLNVTALTRLAYAAAPAFVSRGKGTIINISSVVGIAPELLNGVYGGSKAYVLAFSQSLQHELADKGVRIQAVLPGATATEFWDIAGFPHSNMPTSWVMSAEDMVDAALAGLDSGEVVTIPALQDAADWETYEAARKAMSGKLSNVNPAPRYGIKAAQPA, encoded by the coding sequence ATGAGCGCATCGCAAGGCACGGCCGTCGTCACCGGCGCATCAAGCGGCATCGGCGCGATTTACGCCGACCGTCTCGCAAAAAGGGGCTACAATTTGATCCTCGTCGCCCGCAACGAGGAACGTTTGAAAGACGTAGCGGCACGGATCTCCGGCACGACCGGTCGTTCGGTCACGATCCTTCCAGCAGATCTGAACGACAAGGCGTCGCTGGCCAAGGTCGAAAGCGTGCTGAAGGAAAATCCGGCCATTACGATGCTCGTCAACAACGCGGGCTTCGGTTCCGCCGTTCCGCTTCTTCAGTCCGACATCGGCAAGATGGTGGAGATGATCGATCTCAATGTCACGGCGCTGACGCGCCTCGCGTATGCCGCTGCTCCCGCCTTCGTGTCGCGCGGCAAGGGGACGATCATCAACATCTCGTCTGTTGTTGGCATCGCGCCGGAACTGCTCAATGGCGTCTACGGTGGCTCGAAGGCTTACGTGCTAGCCTTCTCTCAATCGCTCCAGCACGAACTGGCCGACAAGGGTGTGCGCATCCAGGCCGTGCTGCCGGGCGCGACAGCCACCGAGTTCTGGGACATCGCTGGCTTTCCACACTCGAACATGCCGACATCGTGGGTGATGTCGGCCGAGGACATGGTCGATGCCGCCCTCGCGGGTCTCGACAGCGGCGAGGTCGTGACGATCCCGGCGTTGCAGGACGCTGCCGATTGGGAGACTTACGAGGCGGCTCGCAAAGCGATGTCCGGCAAACTCAGCAACGTCAATCCGGCGCCACGCTACGGCATCAAAGCGGCGCAACCAGCCTGA
- a CDS encoding glutamine synthetase beta-grasp domain-containing protein, with the protein MTKYKLEYIWLDGYTPVPNLRGKTQIKEYSSFPDLADLPLWGFDGSSTKQAEGSSSDCVLKPVAHYPDPARTNGVLVMCEVMMPDGVTPHVSNKRATILDDSGAWFGFEQEYFFYKNGRPLGFPAEGYPAPQGEYYTGVGYKNVGDVARSIVEEHLDLCLAAGINHEGINAEVAKGQWEFQIFGKGSKKAADEMWMARYLLLRLTEKYGVDIEFHCKPLGDTDWNGSGMHCNFSTEYMRTVGGKDYFEALMKAFDKNLMDHINVYGPDNDKRLTGKHETAPWNKFSYGVADRGASIRVPHSFVKNNYKGYLEDRRPNSQGDPYAIASQVLKTISEVPAGAAAKAA; encoded by the coding sequence ATGACGAAGTACAAACTTGAGTATATTTGGCTCGATGGCTACACGCCCGTGCCCAACCTGCGCGGCAAGACACAGATCAAGGAATACAGCTCGTTCCCTGATCTCGCCGATCTCCCGCTGTGGGGCTTCGACGGTTCCTCCACGAAGCAGGCTGAGGGCTCGAGCTCTGACTGCGTTCTGAAGCCGGTTGCTCATTATCCCGATCCGGCGCGCACCAACGGCGTACTGGTCATGTGCGAAGTCATGATGCCCGACGGCGTCACGCCGCACGTTTCCAACAAGCGCGCGACCATTCTGGACGATTCCGGCGCATGGTTTGGCTTCGAGCAGGAATACTTCTTCTACAAGAACGGCCGTCCGCTCGGCTTCCCGGCTGAAGGCTATCCGGCCCCGCAGGGCGAGTATTACACCGGCGTCGGCTACAAGAACGTCGGTGACGTTGCCCGCTCGATCGTCGAAGAACACCTTGATCTCTGCTTGGCTGCCGGCATCAACCACGAAGGCATCAACGCCGAAGTGGCGAAAGGCCAGTGGGAATTCCAGATCTTCGGTAAGGGCTCCAAGAAGGCTGCCGACGAGATGTGGATGGCGCGCTACCTGCTTCTCCGTCTCACGGAAAAGTATGGCGTCGACATCGAGTTCCATTGCAAGCCGCTCGGCGACACCGACTGGAATGGATCGGGCATGCACTGCAACTTCTCGACCGAGTACATGCGCACGGTCGGCGGCAAGGATTATTTCGAAGCGCTGATGAAGGCCTTCGACAAGAACCTGATGGACCACATCAACGTCTACGGCCCGGACAACGACAAGCGTCTGACCGGCAAGCACGAGACCGCGCCGTGGAACAAGTTCAGCTACGGCGTTGCCGACCGCGGCGCTTCGATCCGTGTTCCGCACTCGTTCGTGAAGAACAACTACAAGGGCTACCTTGAAGATCGCCGCCCGAACTCGCAGGGCGACCCATACGCGATCGCGTCCCAGGTTCTGAAGACGATCTCGGAAGTGCCGGCCGGCGCTGCCGCGAAGGCTGCCTAA
- the meaB gene encoding methylmalonyl Co-A mutase-associated GTPase MeaB → MAVTTLPAHRISVADYVSGIAGGDRAMLARAITLVESSNPEHGRLAQKVLQELLPKTGNAVRLGITGVPGVGKSTTIDQLGMNLISEGYLVAVLAIDPTSKRSGGSILGDKTRMSSLAQERNAFIRPSPSSGTLGGVTRRTRETMALVEAAGFDVVIVETVGVGQSEVAVADMVDFFLVLLLAGGGDDLQGIKKGIIELADMIAINKADGDNVKRAESAAGDYKNALQIFTPHGATWFPPVLTVSGRDNRGLKELWEKVLEHRKTMSETGEFAKRRQVQAVSWMRDMLEDRLMGALKANPQVGAELPKIEAAVRNGTLLPTLAVDKVMTMMGL, encoded by the coding sequence ATGGCCGTTACCACACTCCCAGCACACAGAATTTCGGTTGCCGACTATGTGTCGGGCATTGCTGGCGGGGACCGGGCGATGCTGGCACGCGCCATCACGCTTGTGGAAAGTTCGAACCCGGAGCACGGCCGCCTCGCCCAGAAGGTGCTGCAGGAGCTGTTGCCGAAAACCGGCAATGCCGTTCGCCTCGGCATCACCGGCGTACCGGGCGTCGGCAAATCGACGACCATCGATCAGCTCGGCATGAACCTGATCTCCGAGGGGTACCTCGTGGCGGTATTGGCGATTGATCCGACGTCGAAGCGTTCGGGCGGCTCCATTCTGGGTGACAAAACGCGGATGAGTTCGCTGGCGCAGGAGCGAAACGCGTTCATTCGTCCGTCGCCCTCGTCCGGCACGCTCGGCGGCGTGACGCGGCGCACGCGCGAAACGATGGCGCTCGTCGAAGCGGCCGGCTTCGATGTGGTGATCGTGGAGACGGTGGGCGTCGGGCAATCGGAAGTCGCCGTTGCCGACATGGTCGATTTCTTTTTGGTGCTGCTGCTCGCAGGCGGCGGAGACGATCTTCAAGGCATCAAGAAAGGCATTATCGAGCTTGCCGACATGATCGCCATCAATAAGGCTGACGGCGACAACGTCAAACGGGCGGAGAGCGCGGCCGGCGACTACAAGAACGCGCTGCAGATTTTTACCCCCCATGGCGCGACGTGGTTTCCGCCCGTGCTGACGGTTTCGGGGCGCGACAACCGCGGACTTAAAGAGCTTTGGGAAAAGGTTCTCGAACATCGCAAAACGATGTCGGAGACCGGCGAGTTTGCCAAGCGGCGGCAGGTTCAGGCCGTGTCATGGATGCGCGACATGCTGGAAGACCGGCTTATGGGCGCGCTCAAGGCCAATCCTCAGGTCGGAGCCGAGCTTCCGAAAATTGAAGCGGCCGTGCGTAACGGCACACTCCTGCCAACGCTTGCCGTCGACAAAGTCATGACTATGATGGGGCTTTGA
- a CDS encoding DUF2735 domain-containing protein, with translation MEERQLRPTAKIYQFPKGGRAALHGQERLVKSGAAILPAWHFRKVGFSDCWYHEEAVEEDARVVRWS, from the coding sequence ATGGAAGAAAGGCAATTACGTCCGACTGCTAAAATTTATCAATTCCCGAAGGGCGGACGTGCGGCCCTGCATGGTCAGGAACGCCTAGTTAAGTCTGGCGCAGCAATCTTGCCGGCATGGCATTTTCGCAAAGTCGGTTTCAGCGATTGCTGGTATCACGAAGAAGCCGTCGAGGAAGACGCCCGAGTGGTGCGTTGGAGCTGA
- a CDS encoding glutaminase — MGSSVGKLQTAVEEIVDEMRGMSERGTVASYIPELACVDTKYFGIAVIEADGNVIVGGDGDVPFSIQSISKVFTLTLALGKVGNRLWTRVGREPSGSPFNSIVQLEREQGIPRNPFINAGAIAVTDLILSGHQPREALGEILRFMQFLADDPTVTIDQEVAASEHRTGFRNAALANYMKSFGVLDNPVDFTLGVYFHHCAIAMSCRQLAMAGRFLAQNGSNPSTGLAVVQPERARRINALMLTCGHYDGSGEFAYRVGLPGKSGVGGGILAVAPGKASIAVWSPGLDTTGNSRLGQIALEKLAKKMGWSIFGA; from the coding sequence ATGGGAAGTTCGGTGGGCAAACTTCAGACGGCGGTCGAAGAGATAGTCGACGAGATGCGTGGCATGTCTGAGCGCGGCACGGTCGCCTCGTACATTCCCGAGCTTGCCTGCGTCGATACCAAGTACTTCGGCATCGCCGTGATCGAAGCGGACGGCAACGTCATTGTCGGCGGCGACGGCGACGTGCCGTTTTCAATTCAAAGCATCTCGAAGGTCTTCACGCTGACGCTGGCGCTGGGCAAGGTCGGAAACCGGCTCTGGACGCGTGTCGGTCGCGAGCCGTCCGGCAGCCCTTTCAATTCGATTGTCCAGCTCGAACGCGAGCAGGGGATCCCGCGCAATCCCTTCATCAACGCCGGCGCCATCGCCGTGACGGATTTGATTCTGTCCGGTCACCAGCCACGCGAAGCCCTGGGTGAAATCTTGCGGTTTATGCAATTTTTAGCCGACGATCCGACCGTTACGATCGACCAAGAAGTTGCCGCCTCTGAGCATCGAACCGGCTTCCGCAACGCCGCTCTCGCCAATTATATGAAATCTTTCGGCGTTCTCGATAATCCGGTGGATTTTACTCTAGGTGTCTATTTTCACCACTGCGCCATCGCCATGTCGTGCCGCCAGTTAGCCATGGCGGGGCGCTTTCTTGCACAAAATGGCAGCAATCCCTCAACCGGCCTTGCCGTTGTGCAACCGGAACGGGCGCGTCGGATCAACGCGCTCATGCTGACGTGTGGCCACTACGATGGCTCCGGGGAGTTCGCCTATCGCGTGGGGCTGCCGGGCAAGAGCGGTGTCGGTGGCGGCATCCTGGCGGTCGCGCCCGGCAAGGCGTCGATTGCCGTCTGGTCGCCAGGATTGGACACCACGGGCAATTCTCGACTGGGCCAGATCGCGCTCGAAAAGCTCGCCAAGAAAATGGGCTGGTCGATTTTCGGCGCTTGA
- a CDS encoding polysaccharide deacetylase family protein, with product MRLIWKLSFVMSAVMTAGLQMPTAARAEDTCPKGTLGVSRTIEVDTTGGPWFGEPHGDPKFLAPGEVVLTFDDGPSPQDTRKVLAALAKECTKATFFMVGEMVALHPEVVKEVAEQGHTIGTHTWSHPNVARLTLPEIKQEVEATFDIVQKNSPEPVAPFFRYPYLSSSKLSEDYFKSRNIAQFAVDVDSNDWRVRSSAPVIARVMAGLKARGRGIILMHDIHKWTADAVPQLLAKLKAGGYKVVQLKAKAPVQVIADVLPPAPKPVTKRSSRKIKRKAYTKYSSHARRASLRRKSAAVD from the coding sequence ATGCGGCTGATTTGGAAGCTAAGCTTTGTGATGTCGGCCGTAATGACAGCAGGCCTGCAGATGCCCACCGCGGCGCGCGCCGAGGACACGTGCCCGAAAGGGACGCTCGGAGTGTCGCGAACGATCGAAGTGGATACCACGGGCGGCCCGTGGTTTGGGGAGCCGCATGGGGATCCGAAATTTCTCGCGCCGGGCGAAGTCGTACTGACCTTCGACGACGGCCCCTCGCCGCAGGACACGCGCAAGGTTTTGGCCGCTCTCGCCAAGGAGTGCACCAAGGCGACGTTCTTCATGGTTGGTGAGATGGTGGCCCTCCATCCGGAGGTCGTCAAAGAAGTCGCCGAACAGGGACACACGATCGGGACGCATACCTGGTCTCATCCCAACGTCGCGCGTCTGACGCTTCCCGAGATCAAACAGGAAGTCGAAGCGACTTTCGATATCGTGCAGAAGAACAGCCCAGAACCGGTCGCGCCGTTTTTCCGCTATCCTTATCTCAGCAGCAGCAAGCTGTCGGAAGACTATTTCAAGAGCCGCAACATTGCGCAGTTCGCGGTTGACGTCGATTCGAACGACTGGCGTGTGCGGAGTTCGGCTCCAGTTATTGCGCGTGTGATGGCGGGGCTCAAGGCGCGCGGTCGCGGCATCATCCTGATGCATGACATTCATAAGTGGACGGCCGACGCCGTTCCACAACTGCTCGCAAAGCTGAAGGCCGGGGGCTACAAGGTCGTTCAGCTCAAAGCCAAGGCGCCAGTGCAGGTCATCGCCGACGTATTGCCGCCGGCGCCGAAGCCGGTCACCAAGCGCAGCTCGCGAAAGATCAAGCGCAAGGCTTATACAAAATATTCTTCACACGCTCGAAGGGCCTCGCTTCGACGGAAATCGGCCGCCGTCGACTAG
- a CDS encoding nuclear transport factor 2 family protein, whose product MRRLSIRANLHFVDNAAPRLDVALDVSRIGRDLFPINIEIIRAILESAQEAWNSGSVEGVLDKYVEDIIYTTNTGGPKGESVTIQGKENVRHRYLTAMEQVESRSQIEYLRWDNGLVRTRLLVDMQHRETGVVLTTRLRQIIRFRGFLIAEIQDFHDAARLAAFWRFVGATLEHPQQKTESV is encoded by the coding sequence TTGCGCCGGTTGTCGATCCGAGCGAATTTACATTTTGTTGACAATGCAGCACCGCGTTTGGACGTTGCGCTAGACGTGTCAAGAATTGGCAGAGATCTTTTTCCCATCAATATCGAGATCATCAGAGCGATATTGGAATCCGCGCAGGAGGCATGGAACTCCGGAAGCGTCGAAGGCGTGCTGGATAAATACGTAGAAGACATCATCTACACTACGAATACCGGTGGCCCCAAAGGGGAATCCGTGACGATTCAGGGAAAGGAAAACGTCCGCCACCGCTATCTCACTGCGATGGAACAAGTCGAAAGCAGATCGCAGATCGAATACCTTCGCTGGGACAACGGCCTGGTCCGCACGCGACTGCTGGTCGATATGCAACATCGGGAAACGGGCGTCGTTTTGACAACCCGACTTCGGCAAATCATCCGTTTCCGGGGATTTCTCATCGCGGAAATTCAAGACTTCCACGATGCTGCAAGATTGGCTGCGTTCTGGCGATTTGTGGGAGCCACTCTGGAGCATCCACAGCAGAAAACAGAATCCGTCTGA